The proteins below are encoded in one region of Helianthus annuus cultivar XRQ/B chromosome 2, HanXRQr2.0-SUNRISE, whole genome shotgun sequence:
- the LOC110889503 gene encoding uncharacterized protein LOC110889503: MKFCDKLITNEEQKIYYYYNILSAEYREFMTPSKYETLTEIINVAREQEIELKKQIERGERRAQVVNPSPMKKARTTESSKKQEGKSGSPSCKVCGKGHKGECRFKDKSCPICGKTGHTAALCLGKVSVCYKCYQPGHKKSECPELIGRKYGKDTHTKTPKAKARSFLLIAAEVKKEPDVVSGIFAINSIPAHVLFDTGANKSFISHGFIQHPSFVLTKLPMPLEVEIGDNKSFIVCDICQDCKINIDDEEYSIDLIPMSMGEFQVVVGMDWLSRHHAKVVCFRKEIKLTSPSGKHVTIYGEKGGNLIMCTMLKAHKLMRLGCRAFMIYANELDKEMPKIEDVPVVVNTPMYFRRNYREYRLNGRKNSESN, translated from the coding sequence ATGAAGTTTTGTGATAAACTGATAACAAACGAAGAAcagaaaatatattattactataatATATTGAGcgccgagtatagggagtttatgactccttcaaaGTATGAGACCCTCACCGAGATCATAAACGTTGCTCGGGAACAGGAGATTGAATTGAAGAAACAAATTGAAAGAGGTGAAAGAAGGGCGCAGGTGGTAAATCCAAGCCCAATGAAAAAGGCGCGTACGACTGAGTCGTCGAAGAAACAAGAGGGAAAAAGCGGGTCGCCAAGCTGCAAGGTATGCGGGAAAGGGCACAAGGGTGAGTGTCGGTTTAAGGACAAATCGTGTCCTATTTGTGGGAAAACAGGGCACACGGCTGCGTTATGCCTGGGGAAAGTGTCGGTATGTTACAAATGTTATCAGCCGGGTCACAAGAAGTCTGAGTGCCCGGAGTTGATCGGAAGGAAATATGGCAAGGATACACATACTAAGACACCAAAAGCAAAAGCTAGATCCTTCCTGTTAATAGCAGCAGAGGTGAAAAAGGAACCcgatgtggtttcaggtatatttgCAATAAACTCAATTCCCgcacatgtgttatttgatacgggtgcgaataaatcctttatttcgcATGGATTTATTCAACATCCTTCTTTTGTACTAACGAAATTACCTATGCCATTAGAGGTAGAAATAGGTGacaacaaaagtttcattgtgtGTGATATATGCCAAGATTGTAAGATAAATATTGATGATGAAGAATACTCAATAGACCTGATCCCGATGtcaatgggagaatttcaagtagtggtcgggatggattggttatcccgacaTCATGCGAAAGTGGTATGTTTCCGCAAGGAGATAAAATTAACATCTCCAAGTGGAAAACACGTTACCATTTATGGCGAAAAAGGGGGTAATCTCATTATGTGCACAATGCTAAAGGCTCACAAACTCATGAGGCTTGGGTGCAGAGCATTCATGATATATGCAAACGAACTGGATAAAGAAATGCCAAAGATTGAAGACGTACCGGTGGTAGTGAATACGCCGATGTATTTCCGAAGGAATTACCGGGAATACCGCCTGAACGGGAGGAAGaattcggaatcgaattga